DNA from Candidatus Binatus sp.:
AGAGGCGGCCCGGTCCCGGCACTTCGAGGCGCGCGAAACAAGGAGGAACGAGAAATGGTTCGAAGGATAGGTAAGGTTCTAGCGATGGTCTCGCTTGCTATCATCGCGGCCCCGCTGCTCGCGATGGCGGCAGAAGCGGCGCCCCCGGTGGTCAGGCTGACCACTTCACCGCTGAGCGTTGGATTAATCGCGCTCGCCGCAAACCTCGGCGTCGGGCTCGCGGCGTTCGGCAGCGCGCTTGCCCAGGGCCGGATGGCAGCATCTGCGATGGAATCCATTGGGCGTAATCCCAACGCGGCCGGGCAGATTTTCACTCCGATGCTGTTGGGCCTCGCGTTCATCGAAGCGCTGACCCTGTATGCGCTGGTTATCGGATACCTGCTGCAGGCGAAGATCTAGCGATTACGCACGCCGACAATCTCAATGTCGTAGCGACCGCGGGGCCCGACCGGGCCCCGTTCTTTTTTTGTTTGCTATCCGCGGCGCTTGGCGCCCTGCAAGATGTCGAACGGCGCGCGGCTTTTTTCCCGCTTCAGCAACACGTACGTCGCACCCGCGCCGCCGTCTGTCGGCCGCGCGCTGGTGAATGCCAACACGTGCCCGCCTATCGCGCCATGCGACAGCCATCCTGCCGACGCGTGCTTGAGCACAGAATGCCCGCCGGGAGATCGCAGTCCGCGTCCATGCACGACCAGCACCGTGCGCAGCCCCTTGCGAACCGAGGCGATGATGAACTCCTTGAGCGCTTCCTTGGCGGCGCCCTGGATCATGCCGTGCAAATCGAAATGCGCCTGCACGGCGAACTCGCCGCGGCGAAGCTGCGACACCAGCCGCGGGTCCAGTCCGACGCGGTATCCCTCGAGGTATTCGTCCGACTCGGTGATATCGAAGGGCGCCTGCCCCGATACCAGGTCCGACAATTGCGCGATTACCTCCGCGTCCTCATCGACGATCGTGTGAGTCACCGGCGGTTCCAGCGGTATCCGCGACCTGCGATTGCCTTTGCTACTCAGCGGGCGCACACCCTCGAGCGCGCGGCGGAGGAAAGACTCGTCGTCGAGCAGCTCGTCACATAAGCCATCGACGGCTTGCGCGGGTTTTTCGACGACCGGCGCCGCCGGCGTCGCGGCCTTGGGCTTGATTGGCGGGGGCGAAGGCGACACCTCTCGCCCGGCGAGCATCTTCTTCAGGTCTTTGAATGGCGACGAAAAGACCCGCTCGGGCGCCGGTGTCGCCTTTCGTTCGCCGCCTCGTTCGTCATCCTGGCGGCCATGCTTTCGCTTTTTTGCCATCGGAGGGGGTCGCAGGTCCCGGATACGTGCACGACCAGACAGACTACGCCGGGAACGCAACGCGGTTCAAACCGCGGACGCGATATGAAGCGATCGGACGGGAAAATCGTCTGCCTTAATGATGCGCGTTCGGCGCGCATCGACTAGACTTGCCGGCGTGTCGCGAACCACTTCGAAGTTGCCTGACGTGAGGATCCTCATATGCGTCGTGTCATTGTAACCGCCGCCGCTATTGTCGGAGCCGTCGTGATTTTCGCCGGCGCGATCCTCTTCTATGCCGCGATCAACCTCAACTCGATCATCGCCGAGCGCCGCCAGACCATCCTCGACAAGGTCAGCACCGCGCTCGGGCGCAATGTTCACGCCGACGACATCAAAGTGAGTCTCGGCTGGGGAATCCTCGCCGACGTGACCGGGGTCCAGGTCGCAGACGACCCCGACATCTCGAAGAAGCCGTTCATCGAGGCGAGCAACGTTTACACCCGGCTGGAACTGATGCCGCTGCTGGCGCGCCGGATCGAAATCACCGAAGTCGTGCTCGACAAGCCGGTGATCCGAATCGTTCAG
Protein-coding regions in this window:
- a CDS encoding ATP synthase F0 subunit C, translating into MVSLAIIAAPLLAMAAEAAPPVVRLTTSPLSVGLIALAANLGVGLAAFGSALAQGRMAASAMESIGRNPNAAGQIFTPMLLGLAFIEALTLYALVIGYLLQAKI
- a CDS encoding Smr/MutS family protein, producing MAKKRKHGRQDDERGGERKATPAPERVFSSPFKDLKKMLAGREVSPSPPPIKPKAATPAAPVVEKPAQAVDGLCDELLDDESFLRRALEGVRPLSSKGNRRSRIPLEPPVTHTIVDEDAEVIAQLSDLVSGQAPFDITESDEYLEGYRVGLDPRLVSQLRRGEFAVQAHFDLHGMIQGAAKEALKEFIIASVRKGLRTVLVVHGRGLRSPGGHSVLKHASAGWLSHGAIGGHVLAFTSARPTDGGAGATYVLLKREKSRAPFDILQGAKRRG